One window of the Hippocampus zosterae strain Florida chromosome 8, ASM2543408v3, whole genome shotgun sequence genome contains the following:
- the bend5 gene encoding BEN domain-containing protein 5 isoform X1: MYAFVRFFEEDVCCALPVSSIPNFSPEHGADFDHRKVYVVRRTEENGSAGQSCQAHILALADAVEEFEDFIMQKKMKIPKMSIKNSGNSIENSFGGERVPLRHKKALSQDHGRPISNSSKSLAAVVARLERNAASSCMEGEEDLDEDRLAEEGEDADDEDDDMEAEHYHHQQQPQQQQQHLEVDTDVAAAVVPRVLYDELVVSYRQQEDEMRRLQQELERTRRQLVQQTKKLKEYGSLLTEVKELRDFNRRLQDVLLMRLGSEPMHDNGTQTIKAEVVEPIVETQETYREEANTSSSYSPSPRTVYTCNDGKVHLGGGIWVEEEKWHQLQRTQGDSKFTKNLAVMIWGTETLKNRSVTGVATKKKKDALPKPPLSPSKLKIVRECLYDRVSQETADSAEITQRLSKVNKYICEKIMDINKSIKNEERRESKLLIRQTVKMENFTYDGM, translated from the exons atgtatgcTTTTGTTCGATTCTTTGAAGAGGATGTGTGTTGCGCGTTGCCGGTTTCCAGCATCCCAAATTTCAGCCCCGAGCACGGAGCCGATTTCGATCATCGGAAGGTGTATGTAGTTCGCAGGACTGAAGAGAATGGCAGCGCAGGCCAGTCGTGCCAGGCTCACATCCTTGCCCTTGCAG ATGCTGTAGAGGAGTTTGAAGACTTTATAATGCAAAAGAAGATGAAAATTCCCAAGATGTCCATCAAGAATTCAGGAAATTCAATTGAGAACAGCTTTGGAGGGGAGAGAGTGCCTCTCAGGCATAAAAAG GCCCTTTCTCAAGACCATGGCCGCCCTATTTCAAACTCCTCCAAAAGTTTGGCAGCAGTAGTGGCTCGCCTGGAAAGAAATGCAGCCAGCTCCTGTATGGAAGGCGAAGAGGATCTGGATGAGGATCGACTCGCCGAGGAGGGAGAGGATGCCGATGACGAAGACGACGACATGGAGGCAGAACATTATCATCACCAACAGCAgccgcagcagcaacagcaacatctCGAGGTGGACACGGACGTGGCCGCGGCGGTGGTTCCCCGCGTCCTTTACGACGAGCTGGTGGTTAGCTACaggcaacaggaggatgagATGAGGAGGCTCCAACAGGAGCTGGAGCGAACGCGTCGGCAGCTTGTGCAGCAGACCAAGAAACTCAAGGAATATGGCAGCCTGCTGACTGAAGTCAAAGAGCTCAGGGACTTCAATCGACGGCTGCAGGACGTGCTTCTCATGAGGCTGGGCAGTG AGCCTATGCATGACAATGGGACTCAGACAATCAAGGCTGAGGTGGTTGAACCCATTGTTGAGACCCAGGAAACTTACAGAGAAGAAGCAAACACCAGttccagctactccccatcCCCGAGAACAGTCTACACATGCAACGATGGCAAG GTTCACCTCGGTGGCGGTATCTGGGtggaggaggagaagtggcACCAGTTGCAGCGCACCCAGGGCGACTCCAAGTTCACAAAGAACCTGGCTGTTATGATCTGGGGCACAGAAACCCTTAAAAACCGCAGCGTCACTGGAGTGGCgaccaaaaagaagaaagacgCTCTTCCCAAACCTCCACTCTCACCAAGCAAGCTCAAAATTGTCCGAG AGTGTCTGTATGACCGAGTGTCCCAAGAGACGGCAGACAGTGCGGAGATCACGCAAAGATTGTCCAAAGTgaacaaatacatttgtgagaaGATCATGGACATCAACAAGTCCATCAAGAACGAGGAGAGGCGAGAGTCCAAGCTGCTCATCAGACAGACAGTCAAAATGGAGAACTTTACTTATGACGGCATGTAG
- the bend5 gene encoding BEN domain-containing protein 5 isoform X2, whose product MCQVMSSDLSRAYRLSSDSCSNVLVSKTYLRGTRRQLCDRCDAVEEFEDFIMQKKMKIPKMSIKNSGNSIENSFGGERVPLRHKKALSQDHGRPISNSSKSLAAVVARLERNAASSCMEGEEDLDEDRLAEEGEDADDEDDDMEAEHYHHQQQPQQQQQHLEVDTDVAAAVVPRVLYDELVVSYRQQEDEMRRLQQELERTRRQLVQQTKKLKEYGSLLTEVKELRDFNRRLQDVLLMRLGSEPMHDNGTQTIKAEVVEPIVETQETYREEANTSSSYSPSPRTVYTCNDGKVHLGGGIWVEEEKWHQLQRTQGDSKFTKNLAVMIWGTETLKNRSVTGVATKKKKDALPKPPLSPSKLKIVRECLYDRVSQETADSAEITQRLSKVNKYICEKIMDINKSIKNEERRESKLLIRQTVKMENFTYDGM is encoded by the exons ATGTGTCAAGTTATGTCGTCCGACTTGTCAAGAGCTTATCGTCTGAGCTCCGATAGCTGCAGTAACGTCCTGGTTAGCAAAACATACTTGCGAGGTACGCGAAGACAACTTTGCGACCGCTGTG ATGCTGTAGAGGAGTTTGAAGACTTTATAATGCAAAAGAAGATGAAAATTCCCAAGATGTCCATCAAGAATTCAGGAAATTCAATTGAGAACAGCTTTGGAGGGGAGAGAGTGCCTCTCAGGCATAAAAAG GCCCTTTCTCAAGACCATGGCCGCCCTATTTCAAACTCCTCCAAAAGTTTGGCAGCAGTAGTGGCTCGCCTGGAAAGAAATGCAGCCAGCTCCTGTATGGAAGGCGAAGAGGATCTGGATGAGGATCGACTCGCCGAGGAGGGAGAGGATGCCGATGACGAAGACGACGACATGGAGGCAGAACATTATCATCACCAACAGCAgccgcagcagcaacagcaacatctCGAGGTGGACACGGACGTGGCCGCGGCGGTGGTTCCCCGCGTCCTTTACGACGAGCTGGTGGTTAGCTACaggcaacaggaggatgagATGAGGAGGCTCCAACAGGAGCTGGAGCGAACGCGTCGGCAGCTTGTGCAGCAGACCAAGAAACTCAAGGAATATGGCAGCCTGCTGACTGAAGTCAAAGAGCTCAGGGACTTCAATCGACGGCTGCAGGACGTGCTTCTCATGAGGCTGGGCAGTG AGCCTATGCATGACAATGGGACTCAGACAATCAAGGCTGAGGTGGTTGAACCCATTGTTGAGACCCAGGAAACTTACAGAGAAGAAGCAAACACCAGttccagctactccccatcCCCGAGAACAGTCTACACATGCAACGATGGCAAG GTTCACCTCGGTGGCGGTATCTGGGtggaggaggagaagtggcACCAGTTGCAGCGCACCCAGGGCGACTCCAAGTTCACAAAGAACCTGGCTGTTATGATCTGGGGCACAGAAACCCTTAAAAACCGCAGCGTCACTGGAGTGGCgaccaaaaagaagaaagacgCTCTTCCCAAACCTCCACTCTCACCAAGCAAGCTCAAAATTGTCCGAG AGTGTCTGTATGACCGAGTGTCCCAAGAGACGGCAGACAGTGCGGAGATCACGCAAAGATTGTCCAAAGTgaacaaatacatttgtgagaaGATCATGGACATCAACAAGTCCATCAAGAACGAGGAGAGGCGAGAGTCCAAGCTGCTCATCAGACAGACAGTCAAAATGGAGAACTTTACTTATGACGGCATGTAG
- the bend5 gene encoding BEN domain-containing protein 5 isoform X3 has product MQKKMKIPKMSIKNSGNSIENSFGGERVPLRHKKALSQDHGRPISNSSKSLAAVVARLERNAASSCMEGEEDLDEDRLAEEGEDADDEDDDMEAEHYHHQQQPQQQQQHLEVDTDVAAAVVPRVLYDELVVSYRQQEDEMRRLQQELERTRRQLVQQTKKLKEYGSLLTEVKELRDFNRRLQDVLLMRLGSEPMHDNGTQTIKAEVVEPIVETQETYREEANTSSSYSPSPRTVYTCNDGKVHLGGGIWVEEEKWHQLQRTQGDSKFTKNLAVMIWGTETLKNRSVTGVATKKKKDALPKPPLSPSKLKIVRECLYDRVSQETADSAEITQRLSKVNKYICEKIMDINKSIKNEERRESKLLIRQTVKMENFTYDGM; this is encoded by the exons ATGCAAAAGAAGATGAAAATTCCCAAGATGTCCATCAAGAATTCAGGAAATTCAATTGAGAACAGCTTTGGAGGGGAGAGAGTGCCTCTCAGGCATAAAAAG GCCCTTTCTCAAGACCATGGCCGCCCTATTTCAAACTCCTCCAAAAGTTTGGCAGCAGTAGTGGCTCGCCTGGAAAGAAATGCAGCCAGCTCCTGTATGGAAGGCGAAGAGGATCTGGATGAGGATCGACTCGCCGAGGAGGGAGAGGATGCCGATGACGAAGACGACGACATGGAGGCAGAACATTATCATCACCAACAGCAgccgcagcagcaacagcaacatctCGAGGTGGACACGGACGTGGCCGCGGCGGTGGTTCCCCGCGTCCTTTACGACGAGCTGGTGGTTAGCTACaggcaacaggaggatgagATGAGGAGGCTCCAACAGGAGCTGGAGCGAACGCGTCGGCAGCTTGTGCAGCAGACCAAGAAACTCAAGGAATATGGCAGCCTGCTGACTGAAGTCAAAGAGCTCAGGGACTTCAATCGACGGCTGCAGGACGTGCTTCTCATGAGGCTGGGCAGTG AGCCTATGCATGACAATGGGACTCAGACAATCAAGGCTGAGGTGGTTGAACCCATTGTTGAGACCCAGGAAACTTACAGAGAAGAAGCAAACACCAGttccagctactccccatcCCCGAGAACAGTCTACACATGCAACGATGGCAAG GTTCACCTCGGTGGCGGTATCTGGGtggaggaggagaagtggcACCAGTTGCAGCGCACCCAGGGCGACTCCAAGTTCACAAAGAACCTGGCTGTTATGATCTGGGGCACAGAAACCCTTAAAAACCGCAGCGTCACTGGAGTGGCgaccaaaaagaagaaagacgCTCTTCCCAAACCTCCACTCTCACCAAGCAAGCTCAAAATTGTCCGAG AGTGTCTGTATGACCGAGTGTCCCAAGAGACGGCAGACAGTGCGGAGATCACGCAAAGATTGTCCAAAGTgaacaaatacatttgtgagaaGATCATGGACATCAACAAGTCCATCAAGAACGAGGAGAGGCGAGAGTCCAAGCTGCTCATCAGACAGACAGTCAAAATGGAGAACTTTACTTATGACGGCATGTAG